The genomic DNA AATTATCTTGAACAATTAGATACCGAACAACTTAAATCCATGCTTAAGGACCACGGATGATTTAAAAACTTTATTTAGTTTTTATTTTTTTCTTAATTCTTAGAAAACCGTAAGTTGCAATGCCAACCAAAAACATATCCAAGTAAATATGCCAAGTAGGAAAAATCTGGTGTATTAATTCCATTAACGTTTTATTGCCACTTGCCAATAAGGATAATCTAAATTTGATTTTTCTCTAATCAATTGTAATTTTCTAGAATTTATTTTTACTACTATTCCATCTGTTGGATATTTACTAAAAAGCTTCCCTTCTAGCCATTGTTTTCTAAATACTTCAACTTGGCTCGTAAAGTTGCATGAAATATCCTGAGGGATCGTGAAGCCAAGCTTTGAAAGACTCTTTTTGGACTCATATTGGTTAAGTGTTGAATTAAGTATTTGAAATGCGCTGAAGCTAAGACTTTCAGAAAATCCTTCTTTAGCTCTTAGAAATCTTGAAGCGATTCTCTGGGAGATATTTGGACTTTGGTTAGGTGCATATAATTCACCTCTAACTTGAAGAACTCCTCGTAAAGGGAGATTATTGGGAATGTCTTGGACTTTAATAA from Prochlorococcus marinus XMU1402 includes the following:
- a CDS encoding NAD-dependent DNA ligase, with the protein product MKTYLEKRIEWYDDNYRNGNALISDKQFDQLEKNLLRTNPNCDYFIKKNKLVLPSLEKDSIDEFLKGLLVDTKLLIEPKIDGCAVALQYRDGTLEKAISRKGADVTNKLIKVQDIPNNLPLRGVLQVRGELYAPNQSPNISQRIASRFLRAKEGFSESLSFSAFQILNSTLNQYESKKSLSKLGFTIPQDISCNFTSQVEVFRKQWLEGKLFSKYPTDGIVVKINSRKLQLIREKSNLDYPYWQVAIKR